In Bosea vestrisii, the following are encoded in one genomic region:
- a CDS encoding DMT family protein, protein MPALSTAHLLPIGMLIGSNVFMTFAWYGHLSYKSTAIWLAILASWMIALPEYMLAVPANRIGHGVYSAAELKTIQEIVTLCVFAGFSVFWLKEQLTWNHAIGFALIAAGAFFIFNAKA, encoded by the coding sequence ATGCCAGCTCTCAGCACCGCCCATCTCTTGCCTATCGGCATGCTGATCGGCTCGAACGTCTTCATGACCTTCGCCTGGTATGGCCACCTCTCCTACAAGAGCACGGCGATCTGGCTGGCGATCCTGGCGAGCTGGATGATCGCCCTGCCGGAATACATGCTCGCCGTGCCGGCAAACCGGATCGGCCACGGCGTCTATTCGGCAGCCGAGTTGAAGACGATCCAGGAAATCGTGACGCTCTGCGTCTTCGCCGGCTTCTCGGTGTTCTGGCTCAAGGAGCAGCTCACCTGGAACCACGCCATTGGCTTCGCGCTGATCGCGGCCGGCGCCTTCTTCATCTTCAACGCCAAGGCCTGA
- a CDS encoding SemiSWEET family sugar transporter, whose translation MSTAAIEALGFCAALLTTFCWLPQAWQTIRTRDTSGISLWTQALFATGIVLGLIYGVLIASWPLIGANTVTLALVLIILTMKLRYG comes from the coding sequence ATGTCCACCGCCGCCATCGAAGCGCTCGGCTTCTGTGCCGCCCTGCTGACCACCTTCTGCTGGCTGCCGCAGGCCTGGCAGACGATTCGCACCCGCGACACCAGCGGCATCTCGCTGTGGACGCAGGCGCTGTTCGCCACTGGCATCGTGCTCGGGCTGATCTATGGCGTGCTGATCGCCTCCTGGCCACTGATCGGCGCCAATACGGTGACGCTCGCGCTGGTACTGATCATCCTGACGATGAAACTTCGCTACGGCTGA
- a CDS encoding lytic murein transglycosylase, with protein MRALILALPLVLVAATAARADFDSCVAGLRSAAAAKGVSGATFDRAMEGVTPDMKVIEAMNNQPEFKTPIWDYLGTLVDDEKVAEGRSMLRQHASTLAAAEQRFGVDRHTIAAVWGVESDFGKARGKMPLVQALSTGACLAPRRNAFFKGELIATLQIIQRGDVRPERLFGSWAGAFGHTQFIPSTYLRLAVDGDGDGRRDLVDSIPDALHSTANFMDKAGWVTGATWGYEVRVPGGYSGPTGRNPKQPVSSWAARGIVKFDGSALSGSGNAGLLMPAGRNGPAFLVFKNYDAAYSYNGADSYALAISLLSDRLRGRPGVQGEWPTDDLPLSREQRRELQRLLTQRGYNVGEPDGAVGALTRAAIKEIEAKIGIPQTGRPGEKVLRALKGGRV; from the coding sequence ATGCGCGCATTGATCCTGGCCTTGCCTCTCGTCCTCGTCGCCGCGACCGCGGCCCGGGCCGATTTCGACTCCTGTGTCGCCGGCCTGCGTTCGGCCGCGGCGGCCAAGGGCGTTTCCGGCGCCACCTTCGATCGCGCCATGGAAGGCGTCACGCCCGACATGAAGGTGATCGAAGCGATGAACAACCAGCCGGAGTTCAAGACGCCCATCTGGGATTATCTCGGCACACTGGTCGACGATGAGAAGGTCGCGGAAGGGCGCTCGATGCTGCGCCAGCACGCCTCGACGCTCGCAGCCGCCGAACAGCGCTTCGGCGTCGACCGCCATACCATCGCGGCGGTCTGGGGCGTGGAAAGCGACTTCGGCAAGGCGCGGGGCAAGATGCCGCTGGTCCAGGCGCTCTCGACCGGCGCCTGCCTGGCGCCGCGCCGCAACGCCTTCTTCAAGGGCGAGTTGATCGCCACCCTGCAGATCATCCAGCGCGGCGATGTCCGCCCCGAGCGGCTGTTCGGCTCCTGGGCCGGCGCCTTCGGCCACACCCAGTTCATCCCCTCGACTTATCTCAGGCTCGCCGTTGACGGCGATGGCGACGGCCGGCGCGACCTCGTCGATTCGATCCCCGACGCGCTGCATTCGACCGCGAATTTCATGGACAAGGCCGGCTGGGTCACCGGCGCGACCTGGGGCTATGAGGTCCGCGTTCCCGGTGGCTATTCCGGCCCGACCGGGCGCAATCCCAAGCAGCCGGTCTCGTCCTGGGCGGCGCGCGGCATCGTCAAGTTCGACGGCTCGGCGCTCTCCGGCTCCGGCAATGCCGGCTTGCTGATGCCGGCCGGCCGCAACGGCCCGGCGTTCCTCGTCTTCAAGAATTACGACGCCGCCTACAGCTACAACGGTGCGGATTCCTATGCGCTGGCGATCTCGCTCCTCTCCGACCGCCTGCGCGGCCGGCCGGGTGTGCAGGGCGAGTGGCCGACCGACGATCTGCCGCTGTCGCGCGAGCAGCGCCGCGAACTGCAGCGCCTGCTGACCCAGCGCGGCTACAATGTCGGCGAGCCGGACGGCGCTGTCGGCGCGCTGACGCGGGCGGCTATCAAGGAGATCGAAGCCAAGATCGGCATTCCGCAGACCGGCCGCCCGGGCGAGAAGGTGCTGCGCGCGCTGAAGGGCGGGCGAGTCTAA